Proteins encoded by one window of Kribbella italica:
- a CDS encoding RICIN domain-containing protein, with translation MSLLSTLVAVLAATAVPLSPHAPAETMPGLTLQGEPTPLKGDIAEAKIAASPIVCEGDGQAGKRVQVMYARETQQASRLALFVPSFRAWSHEIDAAYNDSAAQTGASRHVRFVTEAAGDGCRITVREVVLPTGGLDTWDTMITALQKLGHKDPNRKYLVFADAKKTCGLGTLYGDDRPGLDNANNRNTGYARVDASANCWGFNAAAHELGHTFGAVQSSAPHYNGHCNDEWDLMCYGSGTTVVCPEKDSDRLLDCNKDDYFHTNPPAGSYLATHWNIANSDWLIKNAVPDARPGPRHGQVYEFVNPATGAALGVDSADNLAYVSSRPATGATSQQWRFQYATGWQLQNVSSNKCADSAFSATTPGTQVLQYTCNGQDGMRWTLHPLGGDLYGVLNTLSGLAVTDAGGNQRVTQQAFTGAATQTWQLRRVN, from the coding sequence ATGTCCCTGCTCAGCACCCTGGTCGCGGTACTGGCCGCCACTGCTGTTCCCCTGTCACCGCACGCACCGGCCGAGACGATGCCCGGCCTGACCCTGCAGGGCGAGCCGACGCCGCTCAAGGGCGACATCGCCGAGGCCAAGATCGCGGCGAGCCCGATCGTCTGCGAGGGCGACGGCCAGGCGGGCAAGCGCGTGCAGGTGATGTACGCGCGGGAGACGCAGCAGGCCTCGCGCCTGGCGCTGTTCGTGCCGTCGTTCCGGGCCTGGTCGCACGAGATCGACGCGGCGTACAACGACAGTGCCGCGCAGACCGGCGCGAGTCGCCACGTCCGGTTCGTCACCGAGGCGGCGGGTGACGGCTGCCGGATCACTGTGCGGGAGGTCGTGCTGCCGACCGGCGGCCTGGACACCTGGGACACGATGATCACCGCGCTGCAGAAGCTCGGCCACAAGGATCCCAACCGCAAGTACCTGGTCTTCGCCGACGCCAAGAAGACCTGCGGCCTCGGCACCCTGTACGGCGACGACCGGCCCGGTCTGGACAACGCCAACAACCGCAACACCGGCTACGCGCGGGTGGACGCGTCGGCGAACTGCTGGGGCTTCAACGCCGCCGCCCACGAGCTCGGCCACACCTTCGGCGCGGTCCAGAGTTCGGCACCGCACTACAACGGCCACTGCAACGACGAGTGGGACCTGATGTGTTACGGCTCCGGTACGACGGTCGTCTGCCCCGAGAAGGACAGCGACCGGCTGCTGGACTGCAACAAGGACGACTACTTCCACACGAACCCACCGGCCGGCAGCTACCTGGCGACCCACTGGAACATCGCCAACAGCGACTGGCTGATCAAGAACGCCGTACCGGATGCCCGGCCCGGGCCACGGCACGGCCAGGTCTACGAGTTCGTCAACCCGGCCACCGGTGCTGCGCTGGGCGTGGACTCCGCGGACAACCTGGCCTACGTGTCGAGCCGGCCGGCGACCGGAGCGACCAGCCAGCAGTGGCGCTTCCAGTACGCGACCGGCTGGCAGTTGCAGAACGTCAGCAGCAACAAGTGCGCCGACAGCGCGTTCAGCGCCACCACACCGGGCACACAGGTCCTGCAGTACACGTGCAACGGCCAGGACGGCATGCGCTGGACGCTGCATCCCTTGGGCGGCGACCTGTACGGCGTACTCAACACGCTGAGCGGCCTGGCCGTGACCGATGCCGGAGGCAACCAGCGGGTGACCCAGCAGGCCTTCACCGGAGCCGCCACGCAGACGTGGCAGCTCCGGCGAGTCAACTAG
- a CDS encoding BTAD domain-containing putative transcriptional regulator, whose translation MTESLRLDLLGPLRAWSGPEALELGPIRQQSLLAVLALRANQVISPDDLVELVWSEAPPATGAKIVPPYVYRLRKLLPEGVVVHSRDGYRLQLAPDALDLDRFESLVSAGRTARAEGDLDAAAAELSAALALFHGEPLKGLAGHYLAVQRHRLTERRLKVLSERIDLDLERGRYGDLVPELVALVEEDRLREQFAGQLMLAYWRSGRVSEALDTYGRARAELVEQLGVEPGPGLRAIHQKILRNEGSGVPGPVVRDELPYDGANFVGRDRELTEVVAALTSDAHAERMPVVAIDGMAGVGKTALAIRAARRVAEAYPEGRLFIDLHGYTPDRSPMSSAQVLDRLLRTLAVAADRIPAELEERAALWRSELAGHRVLVVLDNAPDSAVVKPLLVGSPTCAVLVTSRRQLTDLEATTRLALDVLTPDDATALLTEMVGSTRADDEAAAAAVVEYCGYLPLAIRVAGSRLRHRPSWTVEHLGRRLGAQDRRLAELSTDGGGVSPAFALSYGQLPADQQRLFRLLGLMTGHDIDVYAAAAVAGAEPDGTEVLLESLVDANLLLEPSPGRYQFHDLLQYYARSLGETEVDVARRLATYYLYAAADASEAIFSSRLNPLPPPPPIKLPPFDGPADGLAWGDAEGGNVLATLHKTEALGLDELTWRLSLTISPYYYQRSRLDEMDEALELGLVAARRDATDSEAESRILLSIGNLGRYRQGAKQSLQTLQESRRLLPEAADPVLRGRLLASIGYSMVKLDPTDEALAVLAEALEVSRRAGDASLSSRVLAYIGVACGDRLEWEESLQAYEDGLRFARKVNDVAIQIDLLNGIGECLLELGRVDEALEPLETAHALGVERGADYSLIYSLAFLSTAYSRQGDWDEALSVARESVRLAMASGSALSELNARLRLARTLLGVGDAGHARPHFARTLELATEECQEVAISAAAAGLADCDAAEATAREM comes from the coding sequence GTGACGGAATCCCTCCGGCTGGACCTGCTCGGTCCCCTTCGTGCCTGGTCGGGCCCGGAGGCACTCGAGCTCGGGCCGATCCGCCAGCAGTCCCTGCTGGCCGTTCTGGCTCTGCGGGCCAACCAGGTGATCAGTCCGGACGACCTGGTCGAGCTGGTCTGGAGCGAGGCTCCCCCGGCGACCGGCGCCAAGATCGTTCCGCCGTACGTGTACCGCCTGCGCAAGCTGCTGCCAGAAGGGGTGGTGGTGCACTCCCGCGACGGCTACCGCCTGCAGCTCGCGCCGGACGCGCTCGACCTCGACCGGTTCGAGAGCCTCGTGTCGGCCGGTCGGACCGCACGCGCTGAGGGCGACCTCGACGCTGCCGCGGCTGAGCTCAGTGCCGCCCTGGCGCTCTTTCACGGCGAGCCCCTGAAGGGCCTGGCCGGGCACTACCTGGCGGTGCAACGGCATCGGCTCACGGAACGCCGTCTGAAGGTCCTGTCGGAGCGCATCGATCTGGACCTGGAGCGCGGCCGGTACGGCGATCTCGTCCCGGAACTGGTTGCCCTGGTGGAGGAGGACCGGCTGCGAGAGCAGTTCGCGGGTCAGCTGATGCTCGCGTACTGGCGGAGCGGCCGAGTCTCCGAGGCGTTGGACACCTACGGCCGTGCCCGTGCGGAACTGGTCGAGCAACTCGGTGTGGAGCCCGGTCCGGGACTGCGGGCGATCCACCAGAAGATCCTGCGGAACGAGGGATCCGGGGTCCCCGGACCGGTCGTCCGGGACGAGCTTCCGTACGACGGGGCGAACTTCGTCGGCCGCGACCGGGAGCTGACCGAGGTGGTCGCCGCACTGACTTCGGACGCTCACGCGGAGCGGATGCCGGTGGTGGCGATCGACGGGATGGCCGGGGTCGGCAAGACCGCCCTCGCGATCCGCGCGGCGCGGCGCGTCGCCGAGGCCTATCCGGAGGGTCGCCTGTTCATCGACCTGCACGGCTACACCCCCGACCGCAGTCCGATGTCCTCCGCCCAGGTCCTCGACCGCCTGCTCCGTACCCTGGCCGTCGCCGCCGACCGCATCCCCGCGGAGTTGGAGGAGCGAGCCGCGCTCTGGCGCTCGGAGCTCGCTGGACACCGCGTCCTCGTCGTCCTCGACAACGCCCCGGACAGTGCCGTGGTCAAGCCGCTGCTGGTCGGCAGTCCGACCTGCGCGGTCCTGGTGACCAGCCGGCGCCAGCTGACCGACCTGGAGGCAACGACGCGCCTGGCGCTCGACGTGCTGACTCCGGACGACGCGACCGCGCTGCTGACCGAGATGGTCGGGTCGACGCGGGCTGACGACGAGGCCGCCGCGGCGGCAGTGGTCGAGTACTGCGGCTACCTGCCGCTGGCGATCCGCGTGGCTGGATCGCGTCTGCGGCATCGTCCGAGCTGGACGGTCGAGCATCTGGGCAGGCGACTCGGCGCACAGGATCGAAGGCTGGCCGAACTGAGCACGGACGGCGGCGGGGTCTCCCCCGCCTTCGCACTGTCCTACGGGCAGCTCCCGGCCGACCAGCAGCGGCTGTTCAGGCTCCTTGGCTTGATGACCGGCCATGACATCGACGTGTACGCCGCAGCCGCAGTGGCCGGGGCAGAGCCGGACGGGACGGAGGTGCTGCTGGAAAGCCTCGTTGACGCCAACCTGCTGCTGGAGCCCAGCCCGGGGCGGTACCAGTTCCACGATCTGCTCCAGTACTACGCCCGATCGCTGGGCGAGACGGAGGTCGACGTCGCCCGCCGGCTGGCGACGTACTACCTGTACGCCGCCGCTGACGCGAGCGAGGCCATCTTCAGCTCACGCCTCAACCCCCTGCCTCCCCCTCCTCCGATCAAGCTGCCGCCGTTCGACGGCCCGGCCGACGGCCTCGCGTGGGGCGACGCCGAAGGCGGCAATGTGCTCGCCACCCTGCACAAGACCGAAGCGCTGGGCCTGGACGAGCTCACCTGGCGGTTGAGCCTCACCATCAGCCCGTACTACTACCAGCGCAGCCGCCTTGACGAGATGGACGAGGCGCTGGAGCTGGGCCTGGTTGCTGCCCGCCGCGACGCCACTGACAGCGAGGCGGAGTCGCGGATCCTGCTGTCGATCGGCAACCTCGGCCGCTACCGCCAAGGAGCCAAGCAGAGCCTCCAGACCCTCCAGGAGTCCCGACGGCTGCTGCCCGAGGCCGCAGACCCCGTGCTGCGTGGCCGACTGCTCGCCTCGATCGGCTACAGCATGGTCAAGCTCGACCCTACCGACGAAGCACTGGCGGTGCTGGCAGAAGCCCTGGAGGTCTCCCGCCGAGCCGGTGACGCCAGCTTGTCGTCGCGAGTCCTCGCCTACATCGGTGTGGCGTGCGGCGACCGCTTGGAGTGGGAGGAGTCGTTGCAGGCCTACGAGGACGGCCTGCGCTTCGCCAGGAAGGTCAACGACGTGGCGATCCAAATAGATCTGCTGAACGGCATCGGCGAGTGCCTGCTCGAGCTGGGCCGGGTCGACGAAGCCCTGGAGCCACTCGAGACCGCCCACGCGCTGGGTGTCGAACGCGGCGCCGACTACAGCCTCATCTACTCCTTGGCCTTCCTCAGTACGGCGTACTCGCGGCAAGGCGACTGGGACGAGGCACTGTCGGTCGCCCGGGAGTCCGTCCGGTTGGCCATGGCCAGCGGCTCCGCGCTGTCCGAGCTGAACGCCCGGCTCCGGCTCGCGCGGACCCTGCTGGGTGTCGGCGATGCCGGTCACGCCCGGCCCCATTTTGCCCGCACGCTGGAGCTGGCGACCGAGGAGTGTCAGGAGGTCGCGATCTCCGCCGCGGCGGCCGGGCTCGCGGACTGCGACGCAGCCGAGGCGACAGCGCGCGAGATGTGA